A window of Halovivax gelatinilyticus genomic DNA:
CAGTACGTCAGTTAATCGGCTAACGGGGTTCGTCCGCGGGCAGCGTCGCCCCATTTCGGTGCGGGTGCGAGCTGACGAAGCCCAATTCCAATCGTAGTATCTGGCCGGTTCGGGAGGGAGAAACGTTTTCCCAGTAGAAGACGCTACTAGCTCCTATGACCACATCAGTCAAAGTTACGGACACCACGAAATCCCGATTGGAAGAGTTACAGGCCGAGATCCGGCTCGAGACCGGTCGAAACGTCACACAACAGGAGTTACTCGAACGAATCGTAACCGGGACGCACGCATCGACGGAGACGGTGATCGATTCGTTTCGAGACGAGTTCGAGGGCCTCCCAGAGAAGGAAATCGACCGCTGGCTCTCCGATACGATCGATTCAGGGATCGAAACGAACGAGGACGACATCGACGACGTTCTCTACGGGCGATGAGTATCTTCATCGATACGGGCGTTTTCTTCGCTCAACACGACGCGAGCGCGACTCGTCACGACGAGGCGACCGCCGTCATGCGCCGCATTCTCTCCGGTAAATTTGGACAACCGTACACCAGCGACTACGTGATCGACGAAGCCATCACGCTGACTCGCAAACGGGCCGGAACGTTCGAGGCGGCCTGGGCGTTGGGACAGCGAATTCTCGGGGCGGGCGACCGGCCTGGTGGTATCGAGACGCTCTGGGTCACTCGTGACACCTTCGATCGGACGCTAGAGACGTTCGAGAAATACGCGGATCAGTCGCTCAGTTTCACGGACGCGAGCTCGATCGCGCTCGTCGAGCGACACGGAATCGACGCGGTGTGTAGTTTCGACGACGATTTTGACGGACTCGTAGAGCGGATCGATCCGACGACGCTGTAATCAGTCGGCCGCGACCTCGATCTTCGCTTTTTCCGTCTTCCCCAGCGCCTCGATCAGCAGCTCCGCGACGTCGACGATCTC
This region includes:
- a CDS encoding type II toxin-antitoxin system VapC family toxin; translation: MSIFIDTGVFFAQHDASATRHDEATAVMRRILSGKFGQPYTSDYVIDEAITLTRKRAGTFEAAWALGQRILGAGDRPGGIETLWVTRDTFDRTLETFEKYADQSLSFTDASSIALVERHGIDAVCSFDDDFDGLVERIDPTTL